In a genomic window of Coregonus clupeaformis isolate EN_2021a chromosome 27, ASM2061545v1, whole genome shotgun sequence:
- the npm2b gene encoding nucleoplasmin-2b → MHKQEKPLSTLWGCELSESKMEETFKTDDTNYQHQLALRTMCLGAGAKEEFNIVELITGELANVKGVPMATLHANGMPMVNLSGIELHPPVTFRLKSGAGPVYICGEHVALEDDFSGMESDEEMDEEEEDIEESPVKPAKKAPAKNGNAAGKKKKAEAADEPASDDENPPKKGKGRGRGRGK, encoded by the exons ATGCACAAACAGGAAAAACCACTGTCGACACTATGGG GTTGCGAACTCAGTGAGTCAAAGATGGAGGAAACATTCAAAACGGATGACACAAACTACCAACATCAACTCGCCCTGAGAACT ATGTGTCTGGGCGCAGGCGCCAAGGAAGAGTTCAACATTGTGGAGTTGATTACTGGAGAACTGGCTAATGTTAAAGGTGTACCCATGGCCACCCTGCATGCCAATGGCATGCCCATG GTCAATCTCTCTGGGATTGAACTCCACCCTCCTGTCACCTTCAGGCTGAAGAGTGGAGCCGGACCTGTTTACATCTGTGGGGAACACGTCGCAC TGGAGGATGACTTCTCGGGCATGGAGAGTGATGAGGAgatggatgaggaggaggaagatattGAGGAGTCTCCTGTGAAGCCTGCTAAGAAAGCACCTGCCAAGAATGGAAATGCTGCAGGCAAG AAAAAGAAGGCAGAGGCAGCAGATGA ACCTGCGTCAGATGATGAGAACCCTCCCAAAAAG ggaaaggggagaggaagaggcagGGGAAAGTAA